The following coding sequences lie in one Thermomicrobiales bacterium genomic window:
- a CDS encoding hydantoinase/oxoprolinase family protein, translating into MLFFPGPAGGVIGTRGLGKQIDVPDLITFDMGGTSTDVCLIRGLNPAQKSQREMGGFPVRTRTIDLHTIGAGGGSIAWVDAGGLLKVGPMSAGAFPGPAAYGRGGLRPTVTDANVVLGRLNPKTLLGGRMVVYPARARTAIEKELCPPLGLDMFEAAAGILDIVNANMMGAVRVISVEQGEDPREFALVAFGGAGPLHAADIARNMGIRRVIVPTRPGLLSAMGLLHADVRGDFSLTRFVRALPSNLAAINAGFAQLRAQGEAWLEGEVGAGTKAAFEWSADVRYVGQNFELILPVESANVFPDALDRLLQSFHARHREFYGYDMPEQGVEIVNLRLVVTAARDAPPAEQPASGGNLVQALAETRSVWFPETGFTATPIYKRELLPVGTSFEGPLIIEQMDTTTVVPPRSRFNIDASGTMHLELEPLDAKQEA; encoded by the coding sequence ATACTTTTTTTTCCGGGTCCCGCTGGGGGGGTGATCGGGACGCGCGGGCTCGGCAAGCAGATCGATGTCCCCGATCTCATCACGTTCGACATGGGCGGCACGTCGACGGATGTCTGCCTCATTCGAGGGCTGAATCCTGCCCAGAAGAGCCAGCGCGAGATGGGCGGCTTCCCCGTTCGGACGCGCACGATCGATCTGCACACCATCGGCGCCGGCGGCGGCAGCATCGCCTGGGTCGATGCAGGCGGGCTGCTGAAGGTCGGGCCGATGAGTGCCGGTGCATTTCCCGGACCAGCTGCCTATGGCCGGGGTGGTTTACGACCGACGGTGACGGATGCAAACGTCGTCCTCGGTCGGCTCAATCCCAAGACGCTCCTCGGAGGGCGCATGGTCGTCTATCCGGCCCGTGCGCGAACTGCGATCGAGAAGGAATTGTGCCCACCCCTCGGGCTCGACATGTTCGAAGCCGCGGCAGGCATCCTGGACATCGTCAATGCGAACATGATGGGGGCGGTGCGTGTGATCTCCGTCGAGCAGGGAGAAGACCCGCGCGAGTTCGCGTTGGTGGCGTTCGGTGGTGCCGGTCCGCTTCATGCAGCCGACATCGCACGCAACATGGGGATACGGCGGGTGATCGTGCCGACGCGTCCGGGATTGTTGTCCGCAATGGGATTGCTGCACGCGGACGTACGTGGCGACTTCAGTCTTACCCGGTTCGTGCGTGCGCTGCCGTCGAATCTCGCGGCGATCAATGCCGGGTTTGCTCAGCTGCGGGCGCAGGGCGAGGCGTGGCTGGAAGGCGAAGTCGGTGCGGGCACGAAGGCAGCGTTCGAGTGGTCTGCCGATGTGCGTTACGTCGGCCAGAATTTCGAGCTCATCTTGCCCGTCGAGTCAGCGAATGTCTTTCCCGACGCGCTCGATCGGCTACTGCAAAGCTTTCATGCGCGACACCGCGAGTTCTACGGCTACGACATGCCCGAGCAGGGGGTGGAGATCGTCAACTTGCGGCTCGTCGTAACGGCGGCGCGCGACGCCCCGCCGGCCGAACAGCCGGCGAGCGGCGGCAATCTCGTCCAGGCCCTCGCCGAGACACGTAGCGTCTGGTTTCCAGAGACGGGATTTACGGCTACCCCCATTTACAAGCGCGAACTGCTGCCTGTCGGGACGAGTTTCGAAGGCCCTCTCATCATCGAACAGATGGATACGACCACCGTCGTGCCCCCGCGGTCGCGATTCAACATCGACGCGAGCGGCACGATGCATCTCGAACTCGAACCGCTCGATGCGAAGCAAGAGGCCTGA